From Salmo salar chromosome ssa04, Ssal_v3.1, whole genome shotgun sequence, one genomic window encodes:
- the LOC106603874 gene encoding vesicle transport protein SEC20: MASSQDVHVRICGQEIIKYDLEIKALIQDIRECPGPQSVLMDFNSEVKERFNQLRLRIQNMEQMAKEQDRETEKQAILSETESNRRQMLSNQTAWRKANLACKLSIDNLEKDELLYGGDSTVRQRKATKESLVQTSGDITESLMSISRMMAQSVSQSEETIGTLATSSRTVLETDEEFKAMTGTIHLGRKLISKYNRRELTDKLLIFLAVALFLATVLYILKKRLFPFI; encoded by the exons atggCCTCTTCCCAGGATGTCCACGTCCGAATTTGTGGACAAGAAATAATCAAATATGATCTCGAAATTAAAGCTCTCATTCAG GACATTAGAGAATGTCCGGGGCCACAAAGTGTGTTGATGGATTTCAACTCCGAAGTAAAAGAGAGATTCAATCAGCTGCGATTGAGAATCCAG AATATGGAGCAAATGGCCAAGGaacaagacagagaaacagaaaaacAAGCCATCttgagtgagacagagagtaATCGTAGACAGATGCTGAG TAACCAGACAGCTTGGAGGAAGGCAAACCTGGCATGTAAACTGTCCATTGACAACCTTGAGAAAGATGAGCTGTTGTATGGTGGAGACTCCACTGTGCGACAACG aaAAGCAACTAAGGAGAGTTTGGTCCAGACATCCGGTGACATCACAGAGAGCCTGATGAGCATCAGTCGTATGATGGCTCAGTCGGTGTCGCAGAGTGAGGAGACCATCGGCACTCTGG CTACGTCTTCAAGAACAGTCCTGGAAACGGATGAAGAGTTCAAAGCCATGACAGGAACCATACATTTGGGAAGGAAACTGATCTCAAAATATAACAGACGGGAATTGACTGACAAACTACTAATCTTTCTAGCAGTAGCTTTGTTTTTAGCAACTGTCttgtacattttgaaaaaaaggCTGTTCCCATTCATTTAG
- the stc2b gene encoding stanniocalcin-2, translating to MEMLLTFSLVLFLIAFQQLLATDPIEFHEISPDKHLNQQKRRLSLQNTAEIQHCLVNAGDVGCGMFECFNNNSCEIQGLHDICMTFLHNAGKFDSQGKSFIKDALKCMAHGLRHRFSCVSRKCLAVNEMVFQLQRECYVKHNLCSAVRENVNVMVEMIHFQDLFPKGPHVELVNILLGCGEEVRTAIARRVRMQCEQNWGALCGSLSLCSLGHSDDPQHITVPPATLQGRTTLPPAGQLSLPNTEQDQPRTDQLGDEGSLHPSERLSQNPLDDATDPGLAVPSQAPGTAVQG from the exons ATGGAGATGCTACTTACATTTTCTTTAGTGCTCTTTTTAATAGCGTTTCAGCAATTATTGGCGACAGATCCAATCGAATTTCACGAAATCTCTCCAGACAAACATTTGAACCAGCAGAAAAGACGACTCTCACTGCAAAACACAG CGGAGATCCAGCACTGTCTGGTGAATGCTGGGGATGTGGGCTGTGGCATGTTCGAATGCTTCAACAACAACTCGTGTGAAATCCAAGGCCTACATGACATCTGTATGACATTTCTGCACAATGCCGGCAAGTTTGACTCCCAG GGGAAGTCCTTCATCAAGGATGCCCTGAAGTGCATGGCCCACGGCCTGAGGCACCGGTTCAGTTGTGTGAGCAGGAAGTGCCTGGCGGTGAACGAGATGGTGTTCCAGCTGCAGAGAGAGTGCTACGTCAAACACAACCTTTGTTCTGCTGTCAGGGAGAACGTTAACGTCATGGTGGAGATGATCCACTTCCAGGACCTCTTCCCCAAAGG GCCTCATGTGGAGCTGGTGAACATCCTGCTGGGCTGTGGCGAGGAGGTGAGGACGGCCATAGCACGGAGAGTGAGGATGCAGTGTGAGCAGAACTGGGGGGCCCTGTGTGGCAGCCTGAGCCTGTGCTCCCTGGGCCACTCAGATGACCCCCAACACATCACTGTCCCTCCCGCCACTCTGCAGGGCAGGACCACACTGCCCCCTGCTGGCCAGCTCTCCCTCCCCAACACCGAACAGGACCAACCAAGAACAGACCAGCTAGGAGACGAGGGGAGCCTTCACCCCTCTGAGAGACTCAGTCAGAATCCCCTGGATGATGCCACAGACCCTGGGCTCGCTGTGCCCAGTCAAGCACCCGGTACTGCCGTCCAGGGGTGA